Genomic DNA from Frondihabitans sp. PAMC 28766:
GCAGGATCCGGGGGACGCCTCGTCGATCCTGAACGCGCCATCATGCCGTGGGTCGAGCATGAGCGCATGACTTCAGTGAAGAGCGAAGAAGACGTCAGCGTGCCCATCAGCGTCGTCTACGACCAGTGGACACAGTTCGAGAGCTTTCCGCAGTTCATGGACAGCATCCAGAAGATCACGCAGACCGACGACACGCACTCGCACTGGGTCGTCAGGATCGCCGGCGTCGAGCGCGAGTTCGACACCGTCATCACCGAGCAGATCCCCGACGAGCGGATCGCCTGGAAGAGCGTCGAGGGCGACGCGCATTCGGGCGTCGTCACCTTCCACCGCCTCGGTGACGCCGCGACGCGAATCGTGGTGCAGCTGGAGTGGAAGCCGGAGGGCTTCGTCGAGCACCTCGGTGCGATCCTGCAGGTCGACGACATCGCCATCGACCGCGATCTCGAGAAGTTCAAGGAGATCATCGAGGCCAACGGGTTCGAGACCGGCTCGTGGCGCGGTACCGTCGATCGCGCACCGGACGCGACCGGCCGCTGAGCAGGGAGAAAGCCATGGCACGCGAAGACCACTACCTCGACAACGGCGACAACGAAGAGAAGGCGTCGCACGAGACCGCCCTCGACCGCGAGGTCGAAGGCGGTGACCCGCTCGGCACTAACCCGAACGTCCCGGGTGCCGCGACTGCCGACGAAGACGACCACGGCTACGACGAGGGCCAGGACCCCGAGAAGAAGACCTGGGCGGACGACACGAGCGGCAAGACGCTCGGCACCGACATCTGACTCACTGGGTCGGTGCCACGGGCGCCTTCGGCTGACGGCCCTTCCACGGGCCGGGCCCCTTCGGCACCAGCACGTCGTGGGTCGCGCGGGCCTTGCCCGACAGGTACCAGTTCGATCGCCCGCCGGTCTCGACGGGTTGCATGCCGACGACGACCTTGCCGCGGGAGTGCATCTCGGCCATGTCTTCGAAGGCCTGCACGATGTACTCGAACGGGTAGAAGCCCGAGATGAGCAGGCGGACCTTCATGTCGGTGAGCAGCTTCACCAAGATCGTGAGGACGCGCGCCGGCTCGGGGTCGGCGGCGCCCGCCTCGAGGAAGCGGAACTCGACAGCCAGCCGGTCGTCGCTCGACGAGAAGTGCTCGTCGTCGACGCCGAGAGACTTCGCGAGGGCGGGGTTGTCGCCGCCGAAGTTGTCGATGAACGCCGTGACGTCCCGCCCGGCTGCCTCGCGGATCCTGCCCTCGATGCCCTCGCCGTACGTGACCGGCACGACGCCGATCGACCGGAGATAGTCGTGGTTCTGCGGGCTGCAGGTGCCGATCACCTTCCAGCCGGCGACCATGGCCAGCTGGCACTCGATGCTGCCGACGCCGCCGGCCGCGGCCGAGATCACGAGCACCGGTCGCGGCTCGATCGTGCTGCGCTGCTCGGGGTCGATGCCGATCGACGACACGATCGCGTAGGCGGTGCACCCGGCGAGGTACAGGCCTCCTGCGACCTCCCACGGGATGATGTCGGGCTTCTTGACGACCTGGCTTCGCGGCACGACGACATAGGTGGCGTGCGAGCCGCCGCCGATGGCGTGGCCGATGACGGCCTGCCCGATGTGGAGGTCGTGCACGCTCGCGCCGCGCTTCACGACGATGCCCGCGAAGCAGGACCCCTGGCGCGCCGGCAGCTCTTGCGGCAGGCGCTCTTGGAAGTCACCGCGGCGGATGAAGTTCTCGATGTGGTTGAGGCCCGACGACACCACCTCGACGAGAAGCTCGTCGGGGCCGGGCGTGGGCATGGGGTGCTCGGTGATGTGGAGCACGCTCGTGTCGCCGTAGTCGTCGTATTCCAGAACGCTGTAGGTGCTTTTCATGAGATGACCCCTCTGTCGTGAGGGAAGTCTGCGCTCGAGTCTCAGAAAGCGCCCGGTGAATCACCAGGTTGGCGCCCAGCCGGTTGCCAGGAGCCGATCGGGGGCGGGTCAGCGCCCTTCGGCAGCCCGCCTTGCCGCGCGCTCGGCGTTGCGCTCGCGCACCCGGATCTCCTCGTCGCGCACCTCGGCCAGGTTGTAGCGCTCCTGCGACAGCCACTGCGGCATCTCTTCGAGAAGGGTCTGGATCTCGTCGGTCGTCAGCGTGTCGGCGATGCCGCCGCGGGCGAGCCCCGAGATCGTGACACCGAGCTTGCGGGCGACCTCCTGGCGGGGGTGAGGCCCGTTCAGGCGCAGTTCGACCAGCCACGTCGGCGGGTTGGTCGAGAGCTCGTCGAACTCCTCGCGAGTGACCGGGTTGTCTTGGAAACTCTGGGGCGTGGCCGGCAGGAAGACGCCGAGCTTCTTGGCCGCCGTGAACGGCTTGAGGCTCTGCGGCGCCTTCGACCGGGGCTTCGGCTGCTGGCGTTTGTCGGGGCGGTCGGTCGTGTCGGGCTGGCTGGTGTGGTCGGTGTGGTCGGTGTGCTCGGCGTCGCGGGGGAGCGAGGTCTGGGTCGGTGCGCTCTCGGGCGAAACCGGCTGCTCGCTGTTCTCGGTGGTCATGAGCCTCAGGGTACCCTTCAGGCGTGACCGACCAGACCTCCTTCCGTGTCGGCTTCGTGCCCGGCGTGACGTTGACCAAGTGGTCGCGGGTCTGGGCCGAGCGTCACCCCGAACTCGCCCTCGAGGCGGTGACGATCGGGGCGCAGGATCCGACGGCTCACCTCGCCGACGACGACCTCGCCGTGGTCTTCGCCCGGCTGCCCGTCCCGGCCGAGGGTTTCCACTCGATCGCGCTCTACGACGAGCAGCCCGTGGTGGTGCTGCCGAAAGAGCACGCGCTCGCCGAGTTCATGTCGTTCACGGCCGCGGATCTCGAGGGCGAGCCTCGCTTCGACCTCGACCCGGCTCTCTCCCATGACGAGGCGATGCAGGTCGAGACGGTGGCCTCCGGCGCCGGCATCGCGATCATGCCGCAGTCGCTGGCCCGCCTCTATGGCCGCAAGGGCATCACGGTGCGCCCGATCACGGATCTGCCGCCGACCACGATTGCGCTGGTCTGGCCCGAGGGCGCGACGACTCCCGAGGTCGACGACTTCATCGGCGTGGTGCGCGGTCGCACGGCGAACAGCTCCCGCGCCGGCGGCGACGAGGCGCCGGCTGACAAGATCGGCCCCGTCGCGAAGGCCAAGGCGAAACGGGCCGCGGCCGCCGAGGCGGCCGGCACAGCCGGGGCCAAGGGGACTGCGCGCGGCTCCCGCAAGACGCCGCCGCGCGGCCGCGGCTCGGGCCCGCGCAAGGGTCGCCGCTGACGCCCGCCCCGCTCTCTCCCTCGGCGGCCGGTCGGCCGCCGACCCGCGCCTCGTCCCCGCCCCTTACCTTTTCGGCACGGCCTGACCTTCGCGTGGGCACGGGTCTGCCGAAAAGATAAGGCTGCGTCGTACGATCGGCGACTACAGCTACCGCAGCACGATCGGGAGCATGGGTGGGCAGTTCCTCGTCCGGGATCCTGCGCTCCGCACCGCGTTCGACGCCCTCTCGTACAGCCGAAAGCGTGCTTCTCGTCGAGCCCTTCGACCAGGCGAAGGCCGCCGACACCCGCCAGCGGCGGCTCGACAAGGCGCTGGAGTCGCTCCGCGCCTGACCGCTCGGCGCGCAGCCCGTCGCGCCGTCCGACTCCAGAGTCGTGCCATGCCGGGCGGACCGAAGCCGACGAATTCCTCCCCGCGGCGCGTATTTCGTGTGCCCCGCCATCAGTCGGGAGGAACCCTCGATGGGCTCGGAGGAAATCCGGCCGCAACCGCGTCACCGGGAGGTAAACCCACCTAGGCCCCGCGGCCCAGGAGGAAGCTGATCCCGTTCATCCTCCCGAATGTCGACCTCTTCCCCGACACCGGTCTCCCTCCGACCGTGCGCCATGATTCCACCCGTTTCTCTCGAGACCCCGGGGCGCCCGAGAGCCCGGGGCTCCCGAGAGCCCGGGGCACATCCTGCGCACGAGCACCGTGGCGGCGGCGTAGCGTCCCGCCCACCGACCGAGGAGGAGCAGTGGCGCTGAGCAAGGGCGACAAGGTGACGTGGAAGACGTCGCAGGGCGACACGAACGGCCACGTGGTCGAGAGGCGCCTCGATCCGTTCGAATTCGACGGGCAGAAGTTCAACGCCTCGCACGACGAGCCGTACTTCATCGTGCAGTCGGACAAGACCGACGCGAAGGCCGCCCACAAGGAGTCGGCTCTCACGAAGAAGAGCTGAACGAAGAAGAGCCGAGCCGCCGCACACGCGGGTTGGCCGACACGGCGACGACCGCCGCGGCGACGAGCGCGGCCAGGATCGCGAGAGCGAGCGGCGCTCCCACCAGGTCGTACAGCGGACCGATCACCATCTGGCCGATCGGCATGCCCGCGAGGGCCGCCACCGTCAGGCACGCGTAGACCTGCGTCCGCAACGCGCGCGGCACGAGCAGTTGCACCGTCGTGTCGACGGACACCGTGAAGACCTGCAGCCCCGTGCTGGCCGCGAAGAGCGCCAGGCTCAGCCAGAAG
This window encodes:
- a CDS encoding NADP-dependent oxidoreductase; its protein translation is MKSTYSVLEYDDYGDTSVLHITEHPMPTPGPDELLVEVVSSGLNHIENFIRRGDFQERLPQELPARQGSCFAGIVVKRGASVHDLHIGQAVIGHAIGGGSHATYVVVPRSQVVKKPDIIPWEVAGGLYLAGCTAYAIVSSIGIDPEQRSTIEPRPVLVISAAAGGVGSIECQLAMVAGWKVIGTCSPQNHDYLRSIGVVPVTYGEGIEGRIREAAGRDVTAFIDNFGGDNPALAKSLGVDDEHFSSSDDRLAVEFRFLEAGAADPEPARVLTILVKLLTDMKVRLLISGFYPFEYIVQAFEDMAEMHSRGKVVVGMQPVETGGRSNWYLSGKARATHDVLVPKGPGPWKGRQPKAPVAPTQ
- a CDS encoding SRPBCC family protein, with the protein product MTSVKSEEDVSVPISVVYDQWTQFESFPQFMDSIQKITQTDDTHSHWVVRIAGVEREFDTVITEQIPDERIAWKSVEGDAHSGVVTFHRLGDAATRIVVQLEWKPEGFVEHLGAILQVDDIAIDRDLEKFKEIIEANGFETGSWRGTVDRAPDATGR
- a CDS encoding LysR family substrate-binding domain-containing protein, encoding MTDQTSFRVGFVPGVTLTKWSRVWAERHPELALEAVTIGAQDPTAHLADDDLAVVFARLPVPAEGFHSIALYDEQPVVVLPKEHALAEFMSFTAADLEGEPRFDLDPALSHDEAMQVETVASGAGIAIMPQSLARLYGRKGITVRPITDLPPTTIALVWPEGATTPEVDDFIGVVRGRTANSSRAGGDEAPADKIGPVAKAKAKRAAAAEAAGTAGAKGTARGSRKTPPRGRGSGPRKGRR
- a CDS encoding DUF2945 domain-containing protein, with amino-acid sequence MALSKGDKVTWKTSQGDTNGHVVERRLDPFEFDGQKFNASHDEPYFIVQSDKTDAKAAHKESALTKKS
- a CDS encoding DUF5997 family protein, which codes for MPATPQSFQDNPVTREEFDELSTNPPTWLVELRLNGPHPRQEVARKLGVTISGLARGGIADTLTTDEIQTLLEEMPQWLSQERYNLAEVRDEEIRVRERNAERAARRAAEGR